Part of the Antechinus flavipes isolate AdamAnt ecotype Samford, QLD, Australia chromosome 2, AdamAnt_v2, whole genome shotgun sequence genome is shown below.
CCACACCTGTTCGGGGGATGCCCTAAGCAGCCTTCAGCAAAACGTCTGTTAAAAGAAACCGCTTCTTATCCCACCAGTCTCCCAATGTCAATGACAAAGACCCTCTCAGACCACAGAGGCTCGTCTGTGACTGTTTGGGGGCCAGTCTGTGGCCAGGATCAGGGGACGCTGCTCAGAACCGGAGTCAGTCCGTGCAGGAATTGAGGGGGGCGGTCAGGCCGTGGCAAACTTCTGACGGTGTGAGGTTAGGTCCAAAATCCCTCTGTGACTGGGAGTGGGGAACCGTTAAATGGGCTAAGATCGAGGCTAGTCTGTGGTCCCTATAAAGGGTGTGGCGGGGTCCGCTCcaaaagctggttgttaaattttcagcgtCAACATTTACACCTAGAAATCAACAAGTACCAGGTATTTGACTCAGGCTTGgcttattgttttgttggttgtccAGATTTTAGACAAAATATTACTCTTAATGGTATGTTGTATGTCCACCCTTGCCCCAATATCTGATTGTCAAACATTTCCCAGCATTCCCCTGGGTAGGGGTCGGTCCGGCATTAGAAGTAGGGAGGGAGCGGGGGCGGCTCAGCTGGAGAAGGCTCTGTGCGAGGGGCAGGGACAGAGCTGTCATTTTCTGTGACATCATTTACCCCGAACAGGGCTCGTGCCCATGACCTTGGCCTTCTTAGCTCTGTGGGGGGAGGGTGGGGCGGTCTGGGGCGGCCGTCGGAGTGGGAGGGGCTGAGAGCCGCCGAGGGGACCCCCCCCAATGTCCCTGCGTCGTCCCCACCTCCGCAGCGTTCTCATGAGCATCCCGGACTCTCCCAGGCCGACCCCAAAGAGGGCACCAGCCGGGGCAGGGAGACTCGGCCCTGATTCCTTCTGGTGTCCGGCGGGGACCTGGCCAGAGAGAAGGCCGCGGGGCTGGCCCGGGGCTCCCGTCCGTGGCCAGGGGCTTTCTGTCTCGGAGCCTCGTGGGGAGAGCCGGGATCTGGGACAGGAGGACGCGGGCGGGACAGGACCCAGATAAGTCCTGGTTATAGAGCTGAGAACCGGCTGTGGGCCGCTGCTCTTGTAACGGTCACAATTAATTCTGGCAGTGCGGGTGTGACATCAGTGCGCCCTGCGGACAACACGCAGCTCCCTCTGCCGGGCCCCAGTTCGGCTCCGTGGCCTTCCTGGCTGCCCCTTCGGGGGGTCCGCTCTCCCACCGCACTCCTCATTCTGCCTCCACACAAGTGGCTGCCTCAGGGAACACAGAGACCCTCCAGGACCCCTCTGCAGCCCCGCCCCAACCCCCCAAAATCACCCCACCCCAGCCTCCCAAAATCACCCCGCCCTAGTCTCCCAAAATCACCCCACCCCAGCCCCCTGAAATCACCCCGCCCCAACCCCCCAAAATCACCCCGCCCTAGTCTCCCAAAATCACCCCACCCCAGCCCCCCGAAATCACCCCGCCCTAGTCTCCCAAAATCACCCCACCCCAGCCCCCCAAAATCACCCCGCCCTAGTCTCCCAAAATCACCCCACCCTAGCCCCCTGAAATCACCCCGTCCCAGCCCCCCGAAATCACCCCACCCCAGCCCCCTGAAATCACCCCGCCCCAACCCCCCAAAATCACCCCGCCCTAGTCTCCCAAAATCACCCCACCCCAGCCCCCCGAAATCACCCCGCCCTAGTCTCCCAAAATCACCCCACCCCAGCCCCCTGAAATCACCCCGTCCCAGCCCCCCGAAATCACCCCATCCCAGCCCCCTGAAATCACCCCGCCCTAGTCTCCAAAATCACCCCCCCCAGCCCCCCAAAATCACCCCGCCCTAGTCTCCCAAAATCACCCCACCCCAGCCCCCCGAAATCACCCCACCCCAGCCCCCCAAAATCACCCCACCCTAGTCTCCCGCCTCCTTTCCATTCTCTCCTTTGTCATCTCCCTCCTCGACCCTAAGGGAACGGCAGCTCCTGAAGGCAGGGACCGTTTGGGTTCTGCCTTTGTATCCACTGTTTGTTCCATGTTTGTCTAACGAACGAGAGAGTGAGTTCTTAGTTGGGCAGCGAGGAAGTAACAGACCCCGACGTTACAGCTGCGGCCATGGCGTCCGCGCTGGGACGAGGACCAACTTGAGAATTTATGGCGCTTTGCATGTGGGAGGAGACGGGCTCCTCAGGTGGAAGGGGACCAAGCAGACTCTCTCCCAAGGGgtctccattttcttccttacCCACGAACTGCCTTTGGTGGAAGGGGACCCTGCAATGGTCCTTGACCCATGATCCCCGTTCATTCCCATGTCACTCtggttcttttctcctctttcctcctttcttctcttctttcttttcctctcccctcctctctctcttctcctttcctctcctcttttcctctctcctcctttcttctcctcttccatcctttcttctcttctctcttcttctcctttctcctcttttcctcttctctcttctttcttcttctcttctttcctttctcttcttctcccctctcctttcttctcctctccatccctctcttctctcttcttttcctctcttcctttcttctcctctttcttcttcttcttctcctttctcctcctttcctcttctctcatctctcttcttctcccctcttctctcttttcttctcctcttctttcctttttcttcttctcccctctcctttcttctcctcttctctcctccatccctctcttctctcttcttttcctctttcttccttctcacttctccttttcctcctttcctcttctctcttctcctcccctctctctcctttcttctcctcttctctcctccatccctctcttctctcttcttttcctctctcttccttttttctcacttctcctccttttcctcctttcctcttctctcttctcctcccctcttctctcctttcttctctcttctttcctccatccctctctctctctctcttcttttcctctctcttcctttcttctctcttttcttctctcttcttctcctttcctcttctctcttctcctcctctcttctctcctttcttctcctcttctctcctccatccctttcttctctcttcttttcctctctcttcctttcttctcacttctcctccttttcctcctttcctcttctctcttctctcccctcttctctcctttcttctcctcttctttcctccatcctctcttctctcttcttttcctctctcttcctttcttctcctctttcttctctcttctttcctttctcttctctcttctcctcctctcttctcctttcttcttttcctcttctctcctccatccctttcttctctcttcttttcctctctcttcctttcttctcacttctcctccttttcctcctttcctcttctctcttctcctcccctcttctctcctttcttctcctcttctttcctccatccctctcttctctcttcttttcctctctcttcctttcttctcctctttcttctctcttctcttttcttctctgtttctctctcccacctcccTCATCCATCTCTCAGACCCGCCCCAGGGCTCCCCGCTCTCCCTTGGCTGCCCCCGTGACCTCTGCCCCCTCTCTCTCCGGCCCAGTACAAGCAGGTGGAACAGTACATGTCCTTCCACAAACTGCCCCCGGACACCCGCCAGCGCATCCACGACTACTACGAGCACCGCTACCAGGGCAAGATGTTTGACGAGGAGAGCATCCTGGGCGAGCTGAGCGAGCCGCTGCGGGAGGTGAGCCGGTCACGGAGGGAGGAGCGCTGGGAGGCAGGGGCCCGTGAGCCGCCCTCACCGACACTCCTTCCAGGGCCTAcaaaggggagggggtggggggagctgCAGTCTCTGTTTCCCTGCGGGGCGCTCACTATTTCTCTCCCgtgtctccccctcccctccttccctctcccttgccTTCGCTGGCGCCCCCCTGGCCAACCCCCCGCCTGCTCCCTGACCTCTGGCCCGACCCCCTCCTCGCCTCTGACCGCGCAGGAGATTATCAACTTTAACTGCCGGAAGCTGGTGGCCTCCATGCCCCTCTTCGCCAACGCGGACCCCAACTTTGTGACGTCCATGCTGACGAAGCTGCGGTTCGAGGTCTTCCAGCCGGGCGACTACATCATCCGAGAGGGCACCATTGGCAAGAAGATGTACTTCATCCAGCACGGCGTGGTCAGCGTCCTCACCAAGGGCAACAAGGAGACCAAGCTGGCGGACGGCTCCTACTTCGGGGGTACGTGGGGCCGGTCCCTAGTGCGGGGCAGCCTTCGGGGAAGGGTTAGGACAACCCTCGGGGGTAGGGGCGGAGGGGGAGAAACGGGCAGTTACTGCCCAGCGCAGGGAGAGCCGAGGTAACCGGGGTCCCGTGAAGGCAGGGCCAGAGGGCAGAAATGGAAGGGGAGGAGGGCAGTGCCATCCTCTGGGTCAGACAGTATCAATACTcgctattttttaaatattgtaactcaattgtattttttcttttgttttttcccctgaggcacttggggttaagtgacttgcccagagtcacacagccaggagatgttaagtgtctgggggcagatttgaactggggtcctcctgattccgggctggtgctccatccactgaaccacctagaaatattaatattaattttctatcCCTTCCACCTCTTCACTAACTAttgactaagaaaaagaaaaacagaattcttGTGAGCAAGTATGTCAAGCAAAAACCAAGCCCCTGCATTAGCCATGGCTGgaaatgtctcattctgcaccgAGAGCCCAACTTCCCTTCCCTGTCGGGAGGTGGGCAGCCTGCTTCATCGCGGGTCTTCCGGCCTCACGGCTGCTCAGGATATTGCTTAGAATCAAATCGCTTTCTATTTGCAATATTGCTATTCTGTAAAATATTCACCCGGTTCTGCTCGCTTCCCCCCGCCTCGGTTCATACGCgacttcccagttttcccaaaccATCTTCggtaattttatttttgacagCACCGTAGTATTCCTTCAGATTCCCATATTCCTATACTTCGCTCAGCCGGTCCCCGTCGATGGGTCCCCCCGCAGATCCCAGTTCTCTGCCAGTTCCAAAAGAGCAAACACCAATATTTGCGTCCGTGTGggttcttctcctctttctttggtCCCTTTGCCTGGTGGAATCTCCGTGTCCGAGGAGATGCCCCATTAGTGACTTTCCGGGGACAATTACAAATTGCCTTCTGGAAACTGCCCCGATCCCCAGCTCTGCCCACCGCCCGCCGACGGGCCGGTTCTCCCTCCCGTGACGTCCTCCGGCTGGTCAGTGCATTAGTCTGAGTTCTTAAAACCCGGAGCCACAACCGAGGCTTCATGTAAAGTGCCCCGAACCAGAGCCGCTGACGGCCCTCGGCGCCCCTCGTCCAGCCGGATCGCCCATCTCCCCCTCTTTTGGCTTGCAGAGATATGTCTGCTGACCCGCGGGCGGCGCACGGCCAGCGTCCGGGCCGACACCTACTGCCGCTTGTACTCCTTGTCCGTGGACAACTTCAACGAGGTCCTGGAGGAATATCCCATGATGCGCCGGGCCTTTGAGACTGTGGCCTTGGACCGGCTGGACCGCATCGGTGAGTGGGGGCagaagggagtggggagggacGAGAGACTCTCACGGAAGACAGGGGAGAACGGGGGCCCGACCGGGATGGGGACTTGCCGCGGGTCCCGTACGGGAGGCAGGCCGGGCTTTGCCAGTTCCCGAGACGGAGCATTTGTCCCTAATTCTTCATGCCCCCCAGCTCTTTCCctctgcccagggtcacccatATGTCCCCCGTGTCCCTTCGTGCTGGCCCACCCAGTCTCGCCCCCTCCTCCCGAGGGCAGTCCCAGACGCTCACCCTTGCATACCCAGCTCCCGGGGCACCGGGGCCGGCTCCCGGGACACAAAACCTGCTgaccatccctccttccctccttctgctCCCTTCAGGCAAGAAAAACTCCATCCTTCTGCACAAAGTCCAACACGACCTCAACTCAGGAGTCTTTAACTACCAGGAGAACGAGATCATCCAACAGATCGTGCAGCACGACCGAGAAATGGCGCACTGCGCACACCACGTCCAGTCGGCCGCGGCCTCCACGCCCACGCCGGTCATCTGGACGCCCCTGATCCAGGCTCCGCTGCAGGCGGCCGCGGCCACCACCTCCGTGGCCATCGCCCTCACCCACCACCCGCGCCTCCCTGCCGCCATCTTCCGGCCCCCGACTGGGGCCGGCTCCGGGCTGGGCTCGCTGGCTCCCGGCCAGACCCCGAGGCACCTGAAGCGTCTCCACTCCCTGATCCCCTCTGCGCTGGGCTCCCCGGCCAGCACCCCGTCCCAGCTGGACACGCCGTCCTCGTCCTCCTTCCACATCCAGCAGCTGGCCGGCTTCTCGGCCCCGGCGGGGCTGAGCCCCTTCTCCTCGGCGAGCTCCCCGCCCGCCGGTCCCGGGCCGCCCGCTCCGGGGGCCTGCGGCTCTCCGCTGGAGACCGCCTCGGCGGCTCCCCCCACTCCGGCCGCCGCCGGCTTCGGCCACTTCCACAAGGCTTCGGGCGGCTCCCTCTCCTCCTCCGACTCCCCGTTGCTCACCCCCCTTCCCAGCCGCACCCGGTCCCCTCCCGGCACCCAAGTGCAGCCGTTGGCCGGGGCTGCGGGGGGCCTGGGCCTCCTGGAACACTTCCTGCCCCCTCCGGCCTCCGCCGGCTCGCCGTCCTCCAGCCCGGGGCAGCTGGTCCAACCTCCCGGAGCCTCCTCCCCAGCCTCCGTCCCACCAAGTGCATTAGGGATGTCGCCGATGCAGCCGGAGAGGCTGCCCTTTGCCATGGGGGCCTCCGGGGGGGTGTCCTCTATGGCCTTCACACCCAGAGGCCTCAGCCCCCCCAGTCAGAGCCCAGGCCCAGGGAGAACTTTCCAATGCGCCCCACCCCGGGCGTCGGGCTCCCACGGCTCCCTGCTCCTGCCCCCCGCCTCCAGCCCCCCGCCACAGATCCCCCAGCGCCGAGGAACCCCGCCTCTCGCCCCAGGCCGCCTCACACAGGACCTCAAGCTCATCTCAGCCTCTCAACCAGCCCTTCCTCAGGACGGGGCTCAGACGCTGCTGCGGGGCTCCCCTCACTCCTCAGGGGAGTCCGTGGCCGCCTTCCCACCTTtccggggcgggggcgggggcttTGGACCCCTCGGAAGGCCCTTTGGCACGGGCCCAGCCCAGAGGGTCACCTTGCCTCGGCAGACGTCCTCAGGTTCTTTGCCCCCACCCCCACCGTTGTTTGGGGCCGAAGCCGCCTCTCCGGGGGCCCCTCCCTGACTGCCGCCCCCCGGGGCCGAGAATCTACGGGGCTGGTGGGTGCCCCTGAGCCACCCGTCCGCTCCAAACTGCCTTCTAACCTATGAACTCGGGCTCTTGCTCTTGCCCCTGACCTTTCTTTTatgtttcccttctttcttccttcaggtTTAACTGTGATtaggaaaataacaataacagtaataattaTACTAACCCCCCACCCCGAAACCCTCTCCCACACTCACAGCCCGAGACAGGAAAGCTCCAGGCACTCCTAGGGCCGTACATTTGGGGGTCACTTGCTTTTATAGATTATTTTACCACttgaggaaaggggggagggaggggctgggAGCCCCCGCGGGACTGCTGAGGAGTCGGGGCGGGGAGGGGGTCAGACACGTCCTGGGGAGCCAGACGGGGTCCAGGGTGGGAATGGCCCGGGGAAAACGTAGCCCCCTTCCTTGTTTTAGACCCGAGTGTCCACGGTCCCCGACCAGAGGGACCTGAGCTCCAGAGACTGAAGAGCGTCCCGCCCCCTCCCCAGCCTTCCCCCTGCCCTCCGCCCTCTGCGCCTCCCCGTGGGGAGGGGTCTGCTGGAGTCGGGGAGAGGGAGCTCCGCGCGGAGCGGGTCGGGGTCGGCCAGCCTAGCAATTTTCTACCACGAACCTAtcgatatgtatatgtatgtatgtatgtatgaagtGTACATGTAGAGCACCTAGCGCCTGTATAGCCATGTAGATACTGACAAAAACAGACACTTGCTGTAGTTCTAACCCAACAGTGCCTGGCAGCCCAGGCCATAGTGTACATAGGGCCCCCGGGCCCCCCGCCCAGCTTTGTACAGCCCCCTTCCCCAGAGCCGATGGCCCCAGGGCAGCACCCCTCCCCAGCCTCAGGGCAGGGAGACAGTGGTTACCTCCACCCACATCTCAGCAGGGACCCCTACCTAACCCCCCACTCCCCCGTCACTCGTGGAGCGCCCCCTCTTCGGGGAGTCGGATAATCTGGGTCTCAATCCCAGCTCTGCCGGTGACTCCCCGAAGGAAGGGGATGGggtcccttctttcccctccccaaatgAGGGGATGGACTAGATGATCCCAAGGGTCTTCCCAGCTCCCAAATTCCAAGACTCTTCTCTCCAGGCCCTCTCTGCCCCAGTTTTATGGTGGGGAGTTGTTCTTGCCTGGGGACAGGGCTTCCAGCTGGATGGGCTTCAATGTCCTGCCTTGCTCCCCAGCAGCCCCCCGCCTGCCTGCCTCAATGAGGCAGAAACCCCCCAGCTAAAAGCACAGTGCCTCCCTGAGAGCGGAGGAATGGACAAAAAGCTGGAGGTCTGAGTGAGCCTTAAGGCCGGGGTCCCGGAGGGTTTCCTGCCCTGCCCGGGATCAGTCACCGCCCTAAATCCCAAGGAGCACGAAGTTGGAACTGTCCGGGGCTGGTGGTGCTGGGAAGGAGGCCTGCTGTCACCCGGAAGCCGAGGACGGACTCTTGGGGACACAAAATCTCCCCTGGCCGGTGGCTCCTCTCAAACGGCTTCCTTTCAATTCTTCACATGGCCTGTGTGCCCCCTCTGGGCTAGGTACTGGGGGACGTCACCCCATCCTCAGGAAACTCAGTGGTGATACCCAGAAAACTGGCGGGAAAGGCCAAGGGGAGCGGGAACACagaagctgggggaggggggtcctGGGAGAAAAGGCCATTGTAGACTAGAAGGCTTCCAGGAAAGCGGGAGAGGAGGGGGCTTCAGCTGGCCTGTGAAAAGTGAAGCTGGGAGTGAGAAAGGGGGTTCCATATGGGGCAGAGGCAAGGGTGCAGTTAGGGAACCATGAGGAAACCCGATGGGGTGAGCTTTGGAGAACCCCCCACAGAAGCATGGATACGCAGGGTGGGCTTGGAAACTGGGGAGCTTCCCCCCGGGCAATCTGTTCTTGAGTCTGAATCCTGGATCGGAGAGTGTTAGAAGGAGAAGGAAACCTGGCCAACGTTCCAGGACGAGGACACAAGCACTGGCCCCAAGTCGTTGGAAGCGCTGATTAGCGGAAGGATCGGATCGGGGGTAGAATTGGGGTCTCTTGACTCCCTGTCCCAAAGGCAGCGGAGAGCCCTTGTGGTTCTGGAGCAGCAGAGGACAGCACAGACCTCCTTGCCCAGCCTCCAGTCCCGGTCTTCCCAAGGAGCCCAAGTGAGGAAGCCGCTCTCCCCGCCGGCGCTCCCGCCTCCCACCCTTAGGGAACCAGCCCGGGGGTCCTGCTCCCGGGGGCCGCTGTGGGGAGactgtaggtgcttaatcaatgacTGACGGAGAAGAAACCAGCGCGGGGTGGGGGGCGTTTGCGGCTCTCCCCGTCCCGCGCTAAGTGAGTGTGTGAAGCAGCCTTTGCCCCAGAAATGGCCCCGAGACCTCCTACCTTATTAAGGTTCCTTATTCAGCCTCACCCCCAAGGGATCGGGACCGGGGAATTCTGGGTGAGAGAACTTGGACGTTTTAGTCACGAAGGAGAGAATGGGAGCCCGGGATGGACGGCGGAAGACTGGGAGAGAGAGCCTGGGAGCCCCGGGATGACCGGGGACTGTCTCAGAAGAAAGCCAGACCTTAGGTCAGAATCCCACCGACAGCCTGGCTTCCCATCGGGAGTTAGAGGGGCTTTGGAGGAGGGCTGGTCAACGAGGCTCCCCCCGTGTACATGAGTGCATCTGAAATGGGGGCATCCCTAGGATCCCGGGGGTCCTTGGGGGGGAGCGGCCAGGGAAGAAACACGGCGGGATGATGGGATGGGTGGAAGGGCCCCAGCCTCTCTAGGCCTTTAGCCGCATCCCCAACAATAACCTGTTCTGCGGAGGGGCCCAGTGAGGGAGGGAGTCTCCCTTGGCTCCGCTGGCCCGGAGGGCAGGGAAGGAGAGGTCGGGGGCTgctgggggcggggcggggggaaGGTCGGTCCTAGCCGGGCGCGACCCAACCCAGAGATCGTGGCTCCGGAAGCCTCCCCCTTCCTCGGACCCCGCTCCCCCTCCGAGCCCCAGGGCCGTGCCGGATGGAAAATCTGATTGGCCGGTTTGCTGTATGGTCAGGGACCTttccatgcaaaaaaaaagaacagtttgCGGGGTGTGTGATCCCTGCCCCCCAGCACTGAGGGCTCAGCGGACTCTGCCTGGCTCCGGGGGGCTGAGTTAGGGGGCCCCAGGCCGGGCGGGAGGGGCTCCCAGGCCGGAGGAGAGGCTCAGCGCGGTCCGCCCCCCGGCTCGGTCCGCCTGGAAAGCGCGAGCTCTGCTCACCGGCAGGCTTCGGGCAAGCGGACCGAGCCCAGCGGGGGTTCGGGTGCTGATGCGGACCGAGGGTCCCGGGAGTTCCCTCCCAGCTCCGAGGTCGGGGGTCCGGCTGCGAGCTCCCGTTCCCACCCACGAACACCGAAGGGGGCTGTCTGCAGCCGCGCGAATAGGCTCTTAGAACGCCTTCAGCACCAGACAACAGATAAGGGGGGGTCTCAGGCGCAGGACCGGTCGCTCTGGGAAAGGTGGGGTTTTCTGGGGTgcggggggggaagggagagggctCGTTCCCAGTGCTCTCAAAACCGGGCCGCTGATGGAGGCTCCCGCGAACTCTGTCTACGAGCAGGGCGGGTGTCCCCAACGGGCAGGGCGGGAGAGAGAGCCGGAGAAGCAGCCGGTTGGACGGGGACTCGCCCCAGCCATGGGTCTCTTAAGCGTGCCGCCAAGGGGGCGAGGCGAGGCTCTCCCCCAGATCTGGTGGGACT
Proteins encoded:
- the HCN4 gene encoding potassium/sodium hyperpolarization-activated cyclic nucleotide-gated channel 4 — protein: MVGNLIIIPVGITFFKDENTTPWIVFNVVSDTFFLIDLVLNFRTGIVVEDNTEIILDPQRIKMKYLKSWFVVDFISSIPVDYIFLIVETRIDSEFYKTARALRIVRFTKILSLLRLLRLSRLIRYIHQWEEIFHMTYDLASAVVRIVNLIGMMLLLCHWDGCLQFLVPMLQDFPGDCWVSLNRMVNDSWGKQYSYALFKAMSHMLCIGYGKQAPMGMSDVWLTMLSMIVGATCYAMFIGHATALIQSLDSSRRQYQEKYKQVEQYMSFHKLPPDTRQRIHDYYEHRYQGKMFDEESILGELSEPLREEIINFNCRKLVASMPLFANADPNFVTSMLTKLRFEVFQPGDYIIREGTIGKKMYFIQHGVVSVLTKGNKETKLADGSYFGEICLLTRGRRTASVRADTYCRLYSLSVDNFNEVLEEYPMMRRAFETVALDRLDRIGKKNSILLHKVQHDLNSGVFNYQENEIIQQIVQHDREMAHCAHHVQSAAASTPTPVIWTPLIQAPLQAAAATTSVAIALTHHPRLPAAIFRPPTGAGSGLGSLAPGQTPRHLKRLHSLIPSALGSPASTPSQLDTPSSSSFHIQQLAGFSAPAGLSPFSSASSPPAGPGPPAPGACGSPLETASAAPPTPAAAGFGHFHKASGGSLSSSDSPLLTPLPSRTRSPPGTQVQPLAGAAGGLGLLEHFLPPPASAGSPSSSPGQLVQPPGASSPASVPPSALGMSPMQPERLPFAMGASGGVSSMAFTPRGLSPPSQSPGPGRTFQCAPPRASGSHGSLLLPPASSPPPQIPQRRGTPPLAPGRLTQDLKLISASQPALPQDGAQTLLRGSPHSSGESVAAFPPFRGGGGGFGPLGRPFGTGPAQRVTLPRQTSSGSLPPPPPLFGAEAASPGAPP